The nucleotide window TTGGCGTGATAACCCTTTTCACCGTAAGGTTCTAAATTGTCGAGCCATAACTGGTGCAGCTCTTTTAATTCACTTAGATAATTCGGGCTTTGTCCGGGTTTAGGTTTGAGTTCATCGAGAATTTCAAAGACAAAAGCAACTTCACCGAATTCATTCCATTCTTTTTGTAAAGCCTTGTTGGTGTGCCCATTCATTTTCAATTGAAAG belongs to Acidobacteriota bacterium and includes:
- a CDS encoding GIY-YIG nuclease family protein; amino-acid sequence: MNERKKELKKSYQQSDKPMGIYQIRNQVNGKIFIGYAQDLQAIFNSNRFQLKMNGHTNKALQKEWNEFGEVAFVFEILDELKPKPGQSPNYLSELKELHQLWLDNLEPYGEKGYHAKPISREERLAMMAKNRDGN